The Odocoileus virginianus isolate 20LAN1187 ecotype Illinois chromosome 3, Ovbor_1.2, whole genome shotgun sequence genome includes a window with the following:
- the MED7 gene encoding mediator of RNA polymerase II transcription subunit 7 isoform X3 translates to MFLHLFFDCVLLMLLLLTSSLKGAYVSQVGQNADLPCTYSPATTENLVPVCWGRGPCPVFECYSLVLRTDGRNVTFQTSSRYLLKRDLHKGDVTLTIKNVTLADSGTYCCRIQFPGLMNDRKSNLELIIKPEKPHPYVDF, encoded by the exons ATGTTTTTACATCTGTTTTTTGACTGTGTCCTCCTCATGCTGCTACTGCTTACAA GTTCTTTGAAAGGGGCATATGTGTCTCAGGTGGGTCAGAATGCTGATCTGCCCTGCACCTACTCTCCAGCTACCACTGAGAATCTCGTGCCTGTGTGCTGGGGCAGGGGACCCTGCCCTGTGTTTGAATGTTACAGTTTGGTGCTCAGGACTGATGGAAGGAATGTGACCTTTCAGACGTCCAGCAGATACCTACTAAAGAGGGATTTGCACAAAGGAGACGTGACCTTAACCATAAAGAATGTGACTTTAGCTGACAGTGGGACCTATTGCTGCCGGATCCAATTCCCAGGGCTAATGAATGATCGAAAATCAAACCTGGAGTTGATCATCAAACCAG